Within the Staphylococcus warneri genome, the region TATTTAAAACCAAAACTTTTTACACTGTCATTCTAAACCTTAACTATGTAGTTAATCAAAGAAATGTTAAATTGTTCACATAACGTTCAATTTACATAATTTTAATTATTTATTTCTTATTATATGTATTAAATATCTAATTAATCAGGTATATTAAGACTATAGTATGATGTATTATTCTGAAAATTAACGTATGATATACATAAATCGTAGTTGACTAACATTCGGAGGTTACTTTATGAACAAACTAATTCAGTCACTATCAGCAATCGGAGTATCTGCTACTATAGTCACACCTAATCTAAATGCCGAAGCGACAACTAATTCGGAACCTCAATTAAGAGGCGTGAATGACATCATCATCGAAAAAGGTGAAGATTATAACCTACTTCAAGGCATAAGTGCTTATGATAAAGAAGATGGTGATTTAACACATAAAATCAAAATAGATGGCGATGTTGATACTACTAAATCAGGTACATATGAGGTTAAATACAAAGTCACAGATTCAGACGGTGCTCAAAAAACTTCAATTAGAAATATTAAAGTCAAATAATATTTTATATTTAGTTGAGATTAAATTCTCAACTTTTTTTATTTTCTGAATATCTTCAAATTATCTATCTAAAAATGCATTATTTATTGCAATTTCACAAATTTGTCCTTTTTCACAAAATGTACACACAATTTTAACAAATCTTACAATCCCCGTCATATCTCAAATTTTTTTAAATTTTTTGCTTATATCAATAATTTTTTTCTTTTAGGTACTTGTAAATATTGTGTAATAAACTAAAATTAGTGGTAAGCCCTACATTTGTAGTATTAGGAGGTCAAAAAAGTGTCAAAATTTAAGTCTTTGCTTCTAATGGTCGGAACACTAATTTTACTTAGTGGTTGTTCGAACATTGAAGTTTTCAATGCAAAAGGGCCAGTAGCAAGTAGTCAGAAGTTCTTGATCATCTATTCAATTATCTTCATGCTTGTTATTGTTGTCGTTGTTCTTGCTATGTTCGCATTCTTTATTTACAAGTATAGTTACAATAAGAATGATGAATCTGGTAAGATGCACCACAATTCTTTAATTGAAACAATTTGGTTTGTGGTACCTATCATTATCGTTATTGCTTTAGCAATTCCAACTGTTAAAACATTATACGATTATGAAAAACCACCAGAAAAAGACAAGGACCCACTTGTGGTTTACGCAGTAAGCGCTGGTTACAAATGGTTCTTTGCCTACCCAGATCAACACATCGAAACTGTTAATACATTAACAATTCCTAAAGATCGTCCAGTCGTAT harbors:
- a CDS encoding DUF5011 domain-containing protein, which translates into the protein MNKLIQSLSAIGVSATIVTPNLNAEATTNSEPQLRGVNDIIIEKGEDYNLLQGISAYDKEDGDLTHKIKIDGDVDTTKSGTYEVKYKVTDSDGAQKTSIRNIKVK